One window of the Chryseobacterium camelliae genome contains the following:
- a CDS encoding bifunctional nuclease family protein: protein MDYKQLIIRGISYSQTQSGAYALLLEHEESHIKLPVVIGNFEAQSISLGLEKDIHPPRPLTHDLFSKFIASTGYELVSVIIYQIVDGVFFSNINFRNKVNDEELILDARTSDAVAMAVRFDAPIFTTQQVLNEAGILLELEDVSKEEESFSETLPAEDNLKSISMEELQKLLDEAVKDEDYDTALEIQEEIKRRKKKID from the coding sequence ATGGATTACAAACAGTTAATTATTCGCGGAATATCGTACAGCCAGACACAATCAGGAGCGTACGCATTGCTATTGGAACATGAAGAATCTCATATAAAATTACCTGTTGTGATAGGAAATTTTGAGGCACAATCCATTTCTCTGGGCCTGGAGAAAGATATCCATCCTCCGCGGCCACTTACCCATGACCTTTTTTCAAAATTCATCGCTTCTACGGGGTATGAGCTGGTTTCAGTAATTATTTACCAGATCGTAGACGGTGTTTTCTTTTCGAATATCAATTTCAGAAATAAGGTGAATGACGAAGAGCTGATCCTTGATGCCAGAACTTCGGATGCCGTTGCCATGGCAGTACGGTTTGATGCCCCTATTTTCACCACCCAGCAGGTCCTGAATGAGGCCGGAATCCTTCTGGAACTTGAAGATGTTTCAAAAGAGGAGGAGTCATTTTCAGAAACACTGCCTGCTGAAGACAACCTGAAGTCTATTTCAATGGAAGAGCTGCAGAAATTGCTTGATGAAGCTGTTAAAGATGAAGATTATGATACGGCACTTGAAATCCAGGAGGAGATCAAGAGGAGAAAGAAAAAAATA
- a CDS encoding electron transfer flavoprotein subunit alpha/FixB family protein, protein MAVFVYAENINGVYKKAAFEAVSYAKAVADQTGDTVTAITVNPTDSSDALYKYGASHVINIKDEGLKSFSAKAYAQAVHEVADGNIIIFPHTTDASSIAPMLAVMKNYSLITNVLEAPESTSPFQVKRRAFSGKGFMHAKAEGTGVIVTVSQNAFGVKENAVSGSEEVKNLSVANEDTKVISHEQSSGKLDLKEAEVVVSAGRGMKGPENWGMVEDLANVLGAATACSKPVSDIGWRPHSEHVGQTGKAIAPNLYIAVGISGAIQHLAGVNSSKTIVVINNDPEAPFFKSADYGVAGDLFQIVPALTQKIKALKG, encoded by the coding sequence ATGGCAGTATTCGTATACGCAGAAAATATAAACGGAGTTTACAAAAAGGCGGCTTTTGAAGCTGTATCATACGCAAAAGCAGTAGCAGACCAGACAGGAGATACTGTTACAGCAATCACGGTAAACCCAACCGATTCTTCAGACGCATTGTATAAATACGGTGCATCCCATGTGATCAATATCAAAGACGAAGGCCTTAAGAGCTTTTCAGCAAAAGCCTATGCACAGGCAGTTCATGAAGTAGCAGATGGTAATATCATCATATTCCCTCATACTACAGATGCTTCATCCATTGCGCCGATGCTTGCTGTAATGAAGAACTATTCTTTAATTACCAATGTTCTTGAAGCTCCGGAAAGCACATCCCCATTCCAGGTGAAAAGAAGGGCATTTTCGGGTAAAGGTTTCATGCATGCAAAAGCTGAAGGAACAGGAGTAATCGTTACCGTTTCGCAGAACGCTTTCGGAGTGAAAGAGAATGCAGTATCAGGTTCGGAAGAGGTAAAAAATCTTTCTGTTGCCAATGAAGATACCAAAGTGATCTCGCATGAGCAAAGTTCAGGAAAGCTGGACCTGAAGGAAGCGGAAGTAGTAGTTTCAGCAGGAAGAGGAATGAAAGGGCCTGAAAACTGGGGCATGGTTGAAGACCTTGCCAATGTACTGGGAGCAGCTACCGCGTGTTCAAAACCGGTATCAGATATCGGATGGAGACCGCATTCCGAGCACGTTGGGCAAACCGGTAAAGCGATCGCACCTAATCTGTATATCGCTGTAGGAATTTCTGGAGCTATTCAGCATCTTGCAGGGGTGAATTCATCCAAAACCATCGTCGTGATCAATAATGATCCTGAAGCACCGTTCTTCAAATCTGCAGATTACGGGGTAGCAGGAGATTTATTCCAGATCGTTCCGGCATTAACGCAGAAGATCAAAGCCCTGAAAGGATAA
- a CDS encoding electron transfer flavoprotein subunit beta/FixA family protein codes for MKILVCISSVPDTTSKINFTADKSAFDKNGIQWVINPLDEFALTKAVKLQESQGATVTVLNVGDATTEPVIRKALAIGANDAIRINVDPKDSFSTAKEIAAVAQNGGYDIILCGKESLDYNGGSVPGMLAQLLNLPFVNAAVGMDVNGSEATAVREIEGGKETISVKLPAVIAGQKGLVDEKELIIPNMRGIMSARTKPLQVVEPSSSEVKVQGVSFDSVPPRAAVKMVSADNLDELVRLLHEEAKVI; via the coding sequence ATGAAAATATTAGTTTGTATCAGTAGTGTTCCGGATACTACTTCCAAAATTAACTTTACAGCAGATAAATCTGCCTTCGACAAAAACGGAATTCAGTGGGTAATCAACCCGCTTGATGAGTTCGCTTTAACAAAAGCCGTAAAGCTTCAGGAATCTCAGGGAGCTACCGTAACGGTACTTAATGTAGGGGATGCTACTACCGAGCCTGTGATCAGGAAAGCTCTAGCTATCGGTGCAAATGATGCTATTCGGATCAACGTTGATCCTAAGGACAGCTTTTCTACTGCTAAGGAAATTGCTGCAGTGGCTCAGAACGGAGGATACGACATCATTCTTTGCGGAAAAGAATCCCTTGACTATAACGGAGGTTCTGTACCGGGGATGTTGGCACAATTGCTGAACCTGCCTTTCGTAAATGCTGCGGTAGGAATGGATGTCAACGGAAGCGAGGCAACAGCAGTGAGAGAGATTGAAGGAGGGAAGGAAACAATTTCCGTAAAGCTGCCTGCGGTTATTGCAGGACAGAAAGGGCTGGTAGATGAGAAAGAACTCATCATTCCGAATATGAGGGGAATTATGTCTGCAAGGACCAAGCCTCTTCAGGTGGTTGAGCCTTCTTCTTCAGAAGTGAAAGTTCAGGGAGTATCATTTGACAGTGTTCCGCCTAGGGCTGCGGTCAAAATGGTTTCTGCAGATAACCTTGACGAACTGGTAAGATTGCTGCACGAGGAAGCTAAAGTAATCTAA
- a CDS encoding SDR family oxidoreductase, protein MLENKVAYITGGTKGIGFGIAEILLKNGVSVAFSGRKKEDVLKAEEELKQYSGNVLGIVSDVRSLESEQQAVDAAKEKFGRLDFVIANAGLGVFKPVDQLTAEEWNDMIETNLTGVFYTLKASVEELKKSKGYYITIASLAGANFFENGAGYNASKFGVVGFTQAAMIDLRKYDIKSTVIMPGSVATNFNGNIPSEKDSWKIQPEDMGNLILDILKMNPRVLPSKIEFRATKPA, encoded by the coding sequence CTTCGGAATTGCTGAAATTTTACTGAAAAACGGAGTATCTGTAGCCTTTTCAGGAAGGAAAAAGGAAGATGTGCTGAAAGCGGAAGAAGAATTGAAACAGTATTCCGGGAATGTTCTGGGAATTGTTTCTGATGTACGAAGCCTGGAAAGCGAGCAGCAGGCTGTTGATGCTGCAAAAGAAAAATTCGGCAGGCTGGACTTTGTCATAGCCAATGCGGGACTGGGTGTTTTTAAACCTGTAGATCAGCTTACAGCAGAAGAATGGAACGATATGATAGAAACCAATCTTACCGGTGTATTCTACACGCTGAAAGCTTCCGTGGAAGAACTCAAGAAGAGCAAAGGATATTATATTACCATTGCAAGCCTTGCGGGAGCCAATTTCTTTGAAAACGGAGCAGGATATAATGCATCCAAATTTGGGGTGGTAGGCTTCACCCAGGCAGCCATGATCGACCTCAGGAAATACGATATCAAATCCACAGTGATCATGCCCGGATCCGTTGCCACGAACTTTAACGGGAATATCCCTTCAGAAAAAGACAGCTGGAAAATCCAGCCCGAAGATATGGGAAACCTTATCCTGGACATTTTAAAGATGAATCCGAGAGTTTTACCGAGCAAGATCGAATTCAGGGCGACCAAACCGGCCTGA